From the Stigmatella aurantiaca genome, the window TCTCTGCAATCTGATTACGAGTCATTGCTTGTATACTCCTCGGATGTAAACCTTGAACGCCTCGACGAAGCCCTTCGCGGCTTCGGCGTCGTCGAGCCCCTTCGCTTCTTCGTCTTCCTCGTCATCCGCCTTCGGCGCATCAGCGGATGTCGGCTCGCCCGTGTTGGGCTTGCTCTCGTCTGCGGGCGCGTCACCGTTGCCGGTGGCTGGCTCTTCGGCCTGCTCTTCGCCCGCGTCAGGCTTGTCGTTGTCCTCGTCGGCCGCCTTCTCTTCGGCACGGTTGCCGAGCCGCTCAGCGACCCGCGTTGCGATGCGCTCGACAAGCTCTTCGTCTTCGAGCGCCTTCGAGCGCACGGCCCGCGCGTTGCCCGGAATCGTCACGATCGAGACCTCCAGCAGCTCCTGAGCGTCGCAGTCAAAGCCGCCCCGCTCGTTCGCCCGGTAGTGGCCGGGGAGCATGAGGTAGCGGACGGAGACGGCGTTCAGGATGCCCTTCGCGACCTTGCGCTCGACCCGCTTCGCGAAGTCGTCGTCATCGTCGAATTCGATGTCGATCATCAGCGCGTTGTTCTCGGTATAGACGCGCCCCTTGCCGATGGGCAGCGCGGGTGCCACCCCT encodes:
- a CDS encoding HK97 family phage prohead protease gives rise to the protein RRVYTFKASDGDFDRYSDRLSVKGWRTDAYNANGVVLFNHDDGAHAAWTGVAPALPIGKGRVYTENNALMIDIEFDDDDDFAKRVERKVAKGILNAVSVRYLMLPGHYRANERGGFDCDAQELLEVSIVTIPGNARAVRSKALEDEELVERIATRVAERLGNRAEEKAADEDNDKPDAGEEQAEEPATGNGDAPADESKPNTGEPTSADAPKADDEEDEEAKGLDDAEAAKGFVEAFKVYIRGVYKQ